The DNA region CGGCCGTCAGCGCCACCAGCGCCGAGGTCACGCCCGGCACGCCCCTGACGGCCGTCTCGGCCGCCTCGCGCACCGGCTCCCAGGCCTTCACGTCGGCGGCGTCGACGGTGATCGAAAAGAACACCTTGCCGTCGCTGACCACCACGTCGGACAGCACGCGGGAGTTCGCCAGCGTCTCGACGCCCGGCGTTTTCACCGTGGCCAGAGCCGCCAGAACCTGTTCCTTCGTCACTGCCATGCCGGCTGTCCTCAACTATCGGTCGGATCGGGCCGCCACCATAGGCCAGACGGCTCTTTCGTCAATGCGGGCTTGCGTCACCGCGGGCTTGAGCGAAGCACCGTGCGCATGCCAGTTTCCAGGCCCGGCGCCGGTGCTGCGCCCAATCAAAAGGAAACGCGAGCGGCATGACCCACGACGACATAAAACAACAACTGATCTGGGCGGGCAAAGTTCTCGTCGGCGAAGGACAAGACGACTTCACGCGCGGCCACATCTCGTTCCGGCTGCCCGACAACCCTTCGCTTTTCTTCATGAAGCCGCACAGCGTCGGTCTCGACGAGATCACGATGGAGAACATTCTCACCATCGACCTCGAGGGCAACGTCGTCGCCGGCACCAGCCGCCGCCACAGCGAGGTCTACATCCATTCGGAGATTTTCAAGGCGCGCCCCGACGTCAATTGCGTGCTGCACACCCACCCGCCCTATTCCATCGCGCTGTCGGCCACCGGACGCGCCATGCGCGCCTACAGCCAGCCCGGCGCCTTGTTCTTCGAGAGCGTCGGCGTCTACACGGACACCATCAATCTCATCCGCACCACCGGCATGGGCGCCGGCGTCGCCAAGGCGCTCGCATCGAACCGCGCCGTGCTGCTGAAGAATCACGGCGTGGTCGTTGTCGGCGCGAGCGTCGCCGAAACAGTGGTCGGCGTCATCATGCTGGAAAATGCCGCGCAGGTGCAGCTCCTCACGGAAGCCGCGGGCGATCCGGCGCCGGAATTTCCGCGCGCCGATATCGAGAAGCTCAAGCACGACATCAGCCGACCGGAGCAGTTTCAGATCAATTTCGACTATCTGGTGCGCCGCGCAAAGCGGCGCGCCTGACCGCTTCAGACGACAAGACTCAAAAAGACGACAATAAAGGAGGATACCCCATGAGGATCGCTCGACTGTGCGCGCTCGCCCTGGCCGCATGCCTCGGCTGGGCCGCACCGGCCTTCGCGCAAGACAGCTATCCGAACCGCTCGATCAAGATCATCGTGCCGATCCCACCGGGCGGCGCGCCGGACATCGTGGCGCGTCTGGTCGGACAATATCTCTCGCAGTCCCTCGGCCAGCCCGTGGTGATCGAGAACCGCAGCGGCGCCAACGGCAACCTGGCCGGCGAAGTCGCCGCGAAATCGCCGGCCGACGGCTACACGCTGCTGCTGGCCGCCGACAGCGGCATCGTCATCAACCCGCATGTCTATGCGAAGATGACGTTCGATCCGATGAAGGACCTCGTGCCGATCAGCACCGTGGCAACCAACCAGTTCATCCTGGCAGTCAATCCGAAGCTGCCGGTCAAGACGCTCTCCGAGTTCGTGGACTACGCGAAGAAGGCCAATCCGCCGCTCTCCTTCGCCAATGGCGGCGTCGGCAGTCAGCACTTCTTCGCGATGGAACAGCTCAAACAGCGCGCCGGCTTCAGCCTGCTCAACGTCACATTCCGCGGCGGCTCGCCCGCGATGCAGTCGACGGTGGCGGGCGACACGCAAGTCCTGTTCGCCGGCGGTGAGAGCGGCGGGCAGTTCGAGTCCGGCAACCTGCGCCCACTGGCCGCCAGCGGCAAGGAACGCTCCAAGCGCTACCCCAATCTGCCCACCATCGGTGAAACCTATCCAGGCTATGCCGTCGACATCTGGCTCGGCCTGTTTGCACCGGCCGGCACGCCGGCGCCGATCATCGCCAAGCTGCAGAAGCAAGTGCAGGAGATCCTCGCGAGGCCGGACGTTGCCGAAAAGATCAACGTGTCCGGCAGCCTGCAGCCGCTGATCCTGTCGCCCGACGAATTCGCGGCGCGTATCCGCAGCGATGACGAGAAGTTCAGCAAGCTCGCCAAAGAACTGAACCTCAAGATCGAGTAAGGTCCGACCCTCGGATTTCGCGAAGGAGAGCGATGATGGCGAAAGTGGCGTTTCTGGGCCTGGGCGTGATGGGCTACCCCATTGCCGGGCACTTGAAGACGAAAGGCGGTCACGAGGTGACGGTCTACAACCGCACCGCGGCCAAGGCCGAACAATGGGTCAAGCAGTTCGGCGGCAAAGCCGCCGCGACGCCAAAGGCAGCCGCCGCCGGCCAGGACTTCGTGATGTGCTGCGTCGGCAACGACAACGACCTGCGCGAAGTCACGTTAGGCGCAAACGGCGCTTTCTCGGCCATGGGTAAAGGCACGATCTTCGTCGATCACACCACCGCCTCGGCCGAGGTCGCGCGCGACCTCTACGCCGCCGCCAAGAGCGGCGGTTTCGACTTTGTCGATGCGCCGGTGTCCGGCGGCCAGGCCGGCGCTGAAAACGGCGTCCTCACCGTCATGTGCGGCGGGGACGCCGGTCCGTTCGAAAAGGCCGAGAAGGTGATCGCGGCCTACGCACGCGCCTGCAATCTCATGGGCGACCCCGGGGCCGGGCAACTCGCGAAGATGGTCAACCAGATTTGCATCGCCGGCGTCGTGCAAGGTCTGTCCGAAGGCATTCACTTCGCCAAGAAGGCGGGACTCGACGTCGAGAAGCTGATTGCCACCATCTCCAAGGGCGCGGCTCAGTCGTGGCAGATGGAGAACCGCTACAAGACGATGGATGCCGGCAAGTTCGACTTCGGCTTTGCTGTCGACTGGATGCGCAAGGACCTGGGCATCTGCCTCGGCGAAGCGCGCAAGAACGGCGCCCATCTGCCGGTCACGGCGCTGGTCGATCAGTTCTATTCCGAAGTGCAGGCGATGGGCGGCAAGCGCTGGGATACGTCGAGCCTGATCGCGCTCTTAGACCGCAAATAGAAGTCGCAGGATCGCAATCGCATCGGGTCCGCGGCACACGCGGACCCGATATTCGCAGGAACCATGCGTTCGCCGGTTGTCTGCGCCGGAATAGCGGCAGGATATTGGCACCTGCGTCGACGCCGGGAACGGTCAGCCTTGCTCTTAAGTCGGCTTGCTAACGCTGGCCGCAGCAGATAGGGAGCGTCGATCATCCCGGGTTTCGTCTGCGCACGCATGTCTTTTATCTACACCGCCCTGGCCTTCGCCGAGATACTCGCCCTCTTCGGTTCGTTCATCGCCCTCGTTATCTTTGTGGCGAGAGCGATCATCAGGGCTATCGTCGAACCGAAGGAACCACCGCCAAAGCCGGAAGAC from Pseudolabrys taiwanensis includes:
- a CDS encoding class II aldolase/adducin family protein is translated as MTHDDIKQQLIWAGKVLVGEGQDDFTRGHISFRLPDNPSLFFMKPHSVGLDEITMENILTIDLEGNVVAGTSRRHSEVYIHSEIFKARPDVNCVLHTHPPYSIALSATGRAMRAYSQPGALFFESVGVYTDTINLIRTTGMGAGVAKALASNRAVLLKNHGVVVVGASVAETVVGVIMLENAAQVQLLTEAAGDPAPEFPRADIEKLKHDISRPEQFQINFDYLVRRAKRRA
- a CDS encoding Bug family tripartite tricarboxylate transporter substrate binding protein is translated as MRIARLCALALAACLGWAAPAFAQDSYPNRSIKIIVPIPPGGAPDIVARLVGQYLSQSLGQPVVIENRSGANGNLAGEVAAKSPADGYTLLLAADSGIVINPHVYAKMTFDPMKDLVPISTVATNQFILAVNPKLPVKTLSEFVDYAKKANPPLSFANGGVGSQHFFAMEQLKQRAGFSLLNVTFRGGSPAMQSTVAGDTQVLFAGGESGGQFESGNLRPLAASGKERSKRYPNLPTIGETYPGYAVDIWLGLFAPAGTPAPIIAKLQKQVQEILARPDVAEKINVSGSLQPLILSPDEFAARIRSDDEKFSKLAKELNLKIE